The following proteins come from a genomic window of Candidatus Zymogenus saltonus:
- a CDS encoding 2TM domain-containing protein, whose product MKKDEAYIRAEKRVRAKIGFYYHLTSYLIVNLTLVFIWYFTGAGYQWFWWPMMGWGIGLLFHAANLFLSKSTFMDRMIQRELKREKERESRKGS is encoded by the coding sequence ATGAAGAAAGATGAGGCCTACATAAGGGCGGAGAAGCGGGTAAGGGCAAAAATCGGATTTTATTATCACCTGACCTCATATCTCATCGTGAACCTGACGCTCGTTTTCATTTGGTATTTCACGGGAGCGGGATACCAATGGTTCTGGTGGCCGATGATGGGATGGGGCATAGGCTTATTGTTTCACGCCGCCAACCTGTTCCTGTCCAAGAGCACCTTCATGGACAGGATGATTCAAAGGGAGCTTAAGAGGGAGAAGGAAAGGGAGAGTCGGAAGGGTTCTTGA